In the Deltaproteobacteria bacterium genome, one interval contains:
- the purE gene encoding 5-(carboxyamino)imidazole ribonucleotide mutase — MNNKQPLVGILMGSDSDLEVMNETVKVLEQFSVPHEIVITSAHRSPKRTTVYVESAEKRGLHLLIAGAGYAAHLAGVLAAHTTLPVIGVPIDSSSLQGLDALLSTAQMPGGVPVACMGIGKAGAKNAGILAVEVLALQDPELKKKLIQYRQEMEKKLAEKNRQVGGGEV; from the coding sequence ATGAACAACAAACAACCACTCGTTGGTATTTTGATGGGAAGTGATTCCGATCTTGAGGTCATGAATGAGACGGTCAAGGTTCTGGAACAGTTCTCAGTCCCCCATGAGATTGTGATTACCTCGGCCCACCGGTCACCGAAGAGAACGACCGTTTATGTGGAGTCGGCGGAGAAGAGGGGACTGCATCTTCTGATTGCCGGTGCCGGTTATGCGGCCCATTTAGCCGGAGTTCTGGCCGCCCATACGACACTGCCGGTCATTGGCGTGCCGATTGATTCCTCGTCTCTGCAGGGGCTGGACGCGCTCCTTTCCACGGCCCAGATGCCCGGCGGGGTTCCTGTTGCCTGTATGGGTATTGGAAAGGCGGGGGCAAAAAATGCAGGGATCCTTGCCGTAGAAGTTCTTGCCTTGCAGGATCCTGAACTCAAGAAGAAGCTGATTCAATATCGCCAGGAGATGGAAAAAAAACTGGCTGAGAAGAACCGCCAGGTTGGCGGAGGAGAGGTATGA
- the purH gene encoding bifunctional phosphoribosylaminoimidazolecarboxamide formyltransferase/IMP cyclohydrolase, which yields MPKIRRALVSLSDKSGIIPFCRALGELGVEILSTGGTCKLLRENKIAVIEVSDYTGQPEILDGRLKTLHPRIHGGILAIRSNKKHEEELKRSGIQAIDMVVVNLYPFEEVVEKQMGVVEESGLASSERIAEAIENIDIGGPTMLRAAAKNWQDVTVICDTGDYIGILEELHKGAASGAPTISKETNFRLAQKVFALTARYEAAISNYLSGGMEGKFPQTFTFQGEKIQDLRYGENPHQRGAFYREGRCEGVTDAKQLHGKELSFNNILDLEAAIGTVREFETPACVIIKHTNPCGVSALTLDPSPVKGRGEEGATRGVFIAARSCDPLSAFGGIVAINREIDPQTAEQIGKDFYECVVAPSFSKEAFEILARKKNIRLMELPSPPTPPPRAVEGAYDIKKVSGGFLLQDLDAKRIDIRQCPIVTKKRPSDEEWAALDFAWRVVKHLKSNAIVIAGEEEGILKLFGAGAGQMSRIDSVRIAISKFDGMDQAFPLTKPVVLASDAFFPFRDSVDEAAEVGVTAIIQPGGSLKDQESIDAANEQGIAMVFTGTRHFRH from the coding sequence ATGCCAAAGATAAGAAGGGCCTTGGTAAGTTTGTCGGATAAGTCAGGGATTATACCGTTTTGCCGTGCCTTAGGTGAGTTAGGAGTTGAGATCCTTTCGACGGGAGGGACCTGCAAGCTGCTTCGGGAAAACAAGATAGCTGTCATTGAGGTCTCGGATTACACGGGTCAGCCGGAGATCCTCGATGGGCGTTTGAAGACGCTTCATCCCAGGATTCATGGGGGGATATTGGCAATCCGGTCGAACAAAAAACACGAGGAGGAACTCAAGAGGTCAGGAATTCAGGCAATCGACATGGTTGTTGTAAATCTCTATCCATTTGAAGAGGTGGTTGAAAAGCAGATGGGGGTTGTCGAAGAATCTGGCCTTGCCAGTTCTGAGCGAATCGCCGAGGCGATTGAGAATATCGATATTGGTGGCCCGACAATGCTTCGTGCTGCCGCCAAAAATTGGCAAGATGTGACAGTGATTTGCGATACAGGAGATTATATTGGTATTCTTGAAGAACTGCACAAGGGTGCGGCAAGCGGCGCCCCTACCATTTCAAAGGAGACGAATTTTCGACTTGCTCAAAAGGTCTTTGCACTAACGGCCCGCTATGAGGCTGCAATCTCCAATTACCTCTCAGGCGGCATGGAAGGGAAATTCCCCCAAACATTTACCTTTCAGGGAGAGAAGATTCAGGATCTTCGGTATGGAGAGAATCCGCATCAAAGGGGGGCGTTTTATCGAGAGGGGAGGTGTGAGGGGGTTACCGATGCAAAACAACTCCACGGCAAGGAGCTTTCCTTCAACAATATCCTCGATCTCGAGGCTGCGATTGGAACGGTCAGAGAATTTGAGACACCCGCCTGTGTTATTATTAAACATACGAATCCTTGTGGGGTTTCAGCCCTCACCCTTGATCCCTCTCCCGTAAAAGGGAGAGGGGAGGAGGGGGCGACGAGGGGGGTCTTTATTGCCGCCCGTTCCTGCGATCCTCTCTCCGCCTTTGGTGGCATTGTTGCGATTAACAGGGAGATTGATCCCCAAACGGCTGAGCAGATCGGAAAAGACTTCTATGAGTGTGTCGTGGCACCGTCATTTTCCAAGGAGGCGTTTGAAATTTTGGCCAGGAAGAAGAATATCCGGTTGATGGAGTTGCCATCACCCCCGACCCCTCCCCCGCGAGCGGTAGAGGGTGCTTACGATATCAAAAAGGTGTCCGGTGGTTTTCTTCTTCAGGATCTGGATGCCAAGAGGATTGATATTCGTCAGTGTCCGATTGTCACAAAAAAGAGGCCATCGGACGAGGAGTGGGCCGCCCTCGACTTTGCCTGGAGGGTTGTAAAACATCTCAAGTCGAATGCGATTGTAATCGCGGGAGAAGAGGAGGGCATTTTGAAGCTCTTTGGTGCAGGGGCCGGTCAGATGAGCCGGATTGATTCTGTAAGAATTGCCATTTCAAAATTTGATGGGATGGACCAGGCATTCCCCCTCACTAAACCAGTGGTTCTGGCCTCCGATGCCTTTTTCCCTTTTCGTGACAGTGTTGATGAGGCGGCTGAGGTGGGTGTAACGGCGATCATCCAACCCGGAGGCTCACTGAAAGATCAGGAGTCGATTGATGCGGCCAATGAGCAGGGGATCGCGATGGTTTTTACGGGCACCCGGCATTTTCGGCACTAA
- a CDS encoding DUF11 domain-containing protein yields MSGSLQRLFLSLVLLPVSLVAGEYGANRNQQQFNQLSEAGRTLANGNFTLLGYNRIQKPQFSLEEVSAGDLIYNGGVGTGSGNSYFCSGEDEANEYRRLHPDLEINSQWNPNSGFEDYGQYKILRLVDHCRTGSGCGDLIPDGKTFLVGIPLHATNCHPLGRQFVRDGTGWGSSTNLRQRSDDAWQGRNYIDDGHFFTYGRYLINQLSENLSGAALRTEAYDELSVSITSGDVYSLGGISPNYLDLPYSSAHLQWGFTCSQAFRAGGYRKSLSLFPRGNSLTSKTVTVRQAEAERGLHYRTLLEYATNRLGHKINHGEYGVVRSRIEGDLKQGLSTEEREMREIVVNIWRILDEIIGDVEWEPCTGDFCWIRAIAESLYGPKIRIKRCAVARGSIVDYQHDEARICIKSEVFNDCQSKRTNNSHPFYNTGGVTQGSSCTPSYGEKVDGGLYIRNWEVDRGYQLRDVGSHMGAIRGLSGYLPADGYSPVIVSLIAHQLVHAYFQRELDRNRMNGWPNSPESLWEEELAVMAQAIVFDLLRQMDYVDSTFKMKKEEFTRSIQRETPGDTSTGVVDTTSGVRYFYPDECRGYGGIFLGPFCANMRNIHATLANQDNPELGRMMALFHSLAPIFDLPNKMTFNGVEIDVRESRPSDSTTSASAEHPRWVTASADLAVSLETNPVRVDRGGTLMSTVHVRNVGPDRVEQASLSITLPAALSYVSSAVVQTGGGECSHFPAVNRLFCDLGSVEGAQIVDVNFTIIGSEEGSYAAIIEVDGSIADLDTSNNEQELQIVVGPPLADLQVNMDSDPLPTYAVGNPVLYVVVVENLGPEAALNVSLVFDDISNLLTFNSVNMIPSSAGDCYYEEGSGVIFCGFLGSVAPGASFTISIEMTPLGSGTHITKSVVSSDSNDLIDGNNQSTNVIEVP; encoded by the coding sequence ATGTCCGGAAGTTTACAACGGCTCTTTTTATCGTTGGTTCTTCTGCCTGTCTCACTTGTGGCAGGGGAATATGGGGCGAATAGAAATCAGCAGCAGTTTAATCAACTCAGTGAGGCCGGCCGGACCTTGGCGAACGGTAATTTTACATTGCTGGGGTACAACAGGATCCAAAAACCGCAGTTTTCTCTTGAAGAGGTAAGCGCGGGGGATCTCATTTACAATGGAGGCGTTGGGACCGGCTCAGGTAATTCCTATTTTTGCAGCGGAGAGGATGAGGCGAACGAATATCGGCGTCTCCATCCGGATCTGGAGATCAATTCACAGTGGAATCCAAATAGCGGGTTTGAAGATTATGGGCAGTACAAGATTCTCCGTTTGGTCGACCACTGTCGAACCGGTTCTGGTTGCGGTGATCTGATTCCTGATGGGAAGACGTTTCTCGTCGGCATTCCGCTCCATGCCACCAATTGTCATCCGCTCGGTCGGCAATTTGTCAGGGATGGGACGGGTTGGGGCTCTTCGACAAATCTTCGTCAGAGATCAGACGATGCCTGGCAGGGGAGAAATTATATCGATGATGGCCATTTCTTCACCTATGGGCGCTATTTGATCAATCAGTTGTCGGAAAATCTATCGGGGGCGGCGCTTCGGACGGAGGCGTATGATGAGCTGAGTGTCTCGATCACGAGTGGGGACGTTTATAGTTTAGGTGGAATCAGCCCCAATTATCTCGACCTTCCCTACAGCTCCGCCCATCTCCAATGGGGTTTTACCTGCTCACAGGCGTTTCGGGCCGGTGGTTATCGAAAGAGTCTTTCTCTCTTTCCAAGGGGGAACTCTTTAACGAGCAAGACTGTTACCGTACGACAGGCAGAGGCGGAACGTGGGCTACATTATCGGACACTCCTTGAATATGCAACGAACCGGCTCGGTCACAAAATCAATCATGGGGAATACGGTGTTGTCAGGTCACGCATCGAGGGGGATCTCAAGCAGGGGCTCAGTACGGAAGAGCGTGAAATGCGTGAGATCGTCGTTAATATCTGGAGGATTTTAGACGAGATCATTGGCGATGTCGAATGGGAACCATGCACCGGTGATTTCTGTTGGATCCGGGCAATTGCGGAATCCCTGTACGGCCCAAAAATCAGGATAAAACGATGCGCCGTGGCACGCGGTTCAATTGTCGATTATCAACATGACGAGGCCCGAATCTGTATCAAGTCGGAGGTCTTCAACGACTGTCAGAGCAAACGGACGAACAACTCACATCCATTTTATAATACGGGTGGTGTTACCCAAGGCTCCTCTTGCACTCCCTCGTATGGTGAAAAGGTCGATGGCGGACTTTACATCCGTAACTGGGAGGTCGATCGCGGTTATCAACTCCGGGATGTTGGATCCCACATGGGGGCGATTCGTGGTCTAAGCGGCTATCTCCCGGCGGATGGGTACAGCCCGGTGATCGTCTCCCTTATTGCGCATCAGCTGGTCCACGCCTATTTTCAAAGAGAACTTGATCGGAACCGGATGAATGGATGGCCCAACAGCCCTGAATCGCTTTGGGAGGAGGAGTTGGCTGTCATGGCCCAAGCGATCGTCTTCGACCTCCTTCGTCAGATGGATTACGTCGATTCAACCTTTAAGATGAAGAAAGAGGAGTTTACGCGCTCTATCCAAAGAGAGACACCAGGCGATACAAGTACTGGCGTCGTTGATACGACAAGTGGTGTCCGCTACTTCTATCCGGATGAATGTCGAGGCTACGGTGGCATCTTTCTGGGTCCTTTCTGTGCCAACATGCGGAACATCCACGCGACGCTTGCGAATCAGGATAATCCTGAATTAGGTCGTATGATGGCGCTTTTCCATTCTCTTGCGCCGATCTTCGATCTTCCAAACAAAATGACCTTCAATGGTGTTGAGATCGATGTTCGAGAGTCTCGTCCCTCTGATTCTACAACCTCGGCCAGTGCAGAACATCCCAGATGGGTGACGGCAAGTGCCGACTTGGCTGTTAGTCTCGAAACGAATCCAGTAAGGGTCGATAGGGGCGGGACACTGATGAGTACTGTCCATGTGCGGAATGTCGGACCCGATCGTGTCGAACAGGCCTCTCTCAGTATCACCTTGCCTGCGGCCCTTTCGTACGTCTCTTCCGCTGTTGTGCAGACCGGTGGAGGCGAGTGCAGCCATTTTCCCGCAGTCAATCGACTTTTTTGTGATTTGGGGAGTGTTGAGGGGGCACAGATTGTTGATGTCAATTTTACTATCATAGGGAGTGAAGAAGGCTCCTATGCGGCGATCATTGAAGTAGACGGCAGCATTGCCGATTTGGATACCTCCAACAATGAGCAGGAACTCCAGATTGTCGTTGGGCCTCCTCTGGCCGATTTACAAGTCAATATGGATTCGGATCCGTTGCCCACTTACGCTGTCGGTAATCCCGTTTTGTATGTTGTCGTTGTTGAAAATTTGGGGCCTGAGGCGGCTCTGAATGTGTCACTTGTTTTTGATGACATCTCCAATCTCCTCACATTTAATTCTGTTAACATGATTCCATCATCGGCAGGGGATTGTTACTATGAGGAAGGTTCCGGGGTAATTTTTTGCGGTTTTCTTGGAAGCGTTGCCCCGGGTGCCTCCTTCACTATTTCTATTGAGATGACACCGCTCGGCAGCGGGACCCACATCACCAAATCGGTTGTGAGTAGCGATTCGAATGACCTGATCGATGGCAATAATCAATCAACCAACGTCATTGAGGTGCCGTGA
- the purD gene encoding phosphoribosylamine--glycine ligase — protein sequence MRLLVVGGGGREHALVWKLRQSKKVSKIYAIPGNGGIGEEADLLLGRPEDLEGIVTHCRGQKIDFVVVGPELPLTLGLVDRLEREKIPCFGPSRQAAELEGSKAFTKQLLREEKIPTAHFETFSDFDRAVDFLKSQAYPIVIKADGLAAGKGVLICKDRSEAVGALEKILKKRIFGGAGERVVIEEFLKGEEVSFHVLVDGEQAVPLATAQDYKRVRDGDEGPNTGGMGATTPNQFFSPDLEKVVLRTIIRPTIEGLKRRGIIYRGVLYAGLMLTSSGPRLLEYNVRFGDPETQVLMARLDSDLMELMEYTMAGRLDRAAPVWKKEVALTVVLAAHGYPDEVCKGDEIAGLEKAKSVLGTVVFHAGTRKEEGRWLTNGGRVLGVTSWGKDLRQARERAYDACDKIYWKGVHYRKDIGLKGSL from the coding sequence ATGCGTCTCCTCGTAGTTGGCGGCGGTGGTCGTGAACATGCCCTCGTCTGGAAGCTCAGGCAAAGCAAAAAGGTCTCCAAGATTTACGCTATTCCCGGCAATGGGGGGATTGGTGAAGAGGCCGATCTGCTTTTGGGGCGTCCAGAGGATCTGGAAGGGATTGTGACCCACTGCAGGGGACAGAAGATCGATTTTGTTGTTGTCGGCCCCGAATTACCTTTGACACTCGGATTGGTTGACCGCCTGGAAAGGGAGAAGATTCCCTGTTTTGGTCCCTCCCGACAGGCGGCGGAACTCGAGGGCTCCAAGGCATTCACGAAACAACTCTTGAGAGAAGAGAAAATCCCGACTGCCCATTTTGAAACTTTTTCGGATTTTGACAGGGCAGTCGATTTTCTGAAGAGCCAGGCGTATCCGATCGTCATCAAGGCGGATGGGTTGGCGGCAGGGAAGGGGGTTCTCATTTGTAAAGACCGGTCTGAGGCAGTCGGTGCACTGGAAAAAATTCTTAAAAAGAGGATTTTTGGAGGAGCAGGAGAAAGAGTTGTCATTGAGGAGTTTCTCAAAGGAGAGGAGGTCTCTTTTCACGTTCTGGTCGACGGGGAACAGGCCGTTCCTCTTGCCACGGCGCAGGATTACAAAAGGGTGCGTGATGGAGATGAAGGGCCCAATACCGGCGGGATGGGGGCCACCACCCCAAATCAGTTTTTCTCGCCCGATCTTGAAAAAGTCGTTCTGCGGACGATCATCCGGCCAACGATCGAGGGGCTCAAGAGAAGAGGAATTATTTATCGAGGAGTTCTTTATGCCGGCTTGATGTTGACCTCGTCCGGTCCACGGCTTTTGGAATACAATGTTCGTTTTGGGGATCCTGAAACCCAGGTACTGATGGCACGACTTGACTCTGACTTGATGGAACTCATGGAATATACTATGGCCGGCCGACTTGATCGGGCCGCTCCCGTCTGGAAGAAGGAGGTAGCGCTCACCGTTGTTTTGGCGGCCCATGGTTATCCGGATGAGGTTTGTAAGGGCGATGAAATAGCCGGTTTGGAGAAGGCAAAGTCAGTATTGGGGACAGTGGTATTTCATGCTGGCACGAGGAAGGAGGAGGGGAGATGGCTGACCAATGGAGGGAGGGTGCTGGGGGTTACCTCCTGGGGTAAAGATTTGAGACAGGCACGGGAGAGGGCCTATGATGCTTGTGATAAGATTTATTGGAAAGGGGTTCATTACAGAAAAGATATTGGATTAAAGGGGTCTTTATGA